Below is a window of Gossypium hirsutum isolate 1008001.06 chromosome A12, Gossypium_hirsutum_v2.1, whole genome shotgun sequence DNA.
TATAAAATTTCAATTGCATTAATAAGTAAGAGtctgaaatttaaataattttcttttaatattaaaatcatagGATATAAGCTGattttactataaaaataatttaagggCTTGTTTAAATAAACTGTAATAGTTTAAGTATTTTTAGTATATTAGCCGTAACTTAATTTACCTATTGAGCTTATTAGTTTTTTCACTGTTACATTGTTCCTTTTCCTTCAGTGGGATGTTCTATCCAACGGCAACGCAGTCCAAGAAGTTGCTCATATCGCAAACGGATCACATCCCGGCAACTGTATATCCGTTTTACGAGTAAGTTCCGACAAAAAAAGGAACCATTTTCCGATGATGTTCCATTTACCGTACttaaactgaatttttttttctttccaataGGCCTTTAATACAAGTCACAACAACATGTTAATACTACAAGAGAGTTGCATTGACAGTTCTGGTTCACTGGTGGTATACTGTCCAGTTGATTTACCAGCTATTAATGTAGCAATGAGCGGCGAAGATCCATCTTACATTCCGTTACTTCCGTCAGGTTTTACGATAACACCCGACGGTCATCTCGAGCAAGGTGACGGAGCATCGACGAGTTCTAGTACTGGGCACGGAAGATCGTCCGGTGGTTCATTGATTACGGTAGCGTTTCAAATACTAGTGAGCAGCTTGCCATCGGCAAAATTAAACTTGGATTCGGTCACAATTGTTAATAACCTTATTGCTAATACTGTACAACAAATTAAGGCTGCTTTGAATTGTCCTAGTTCTTGAACTGATTTGATTTGGGTTATGGTGCATGTGTGTGTctaggtttttgtttttttttttactagaaggcatttttgttttttgtttttcttttttcaatttaacctttGGAAGAGTGGTTACTAATATTCGAAGAGGAGTCAATAACACAAACGTATATGTTATTTgtcttttcttaaattttaatcttTGTGTTGGACCTCAACTTCGCTTGCTTGGTTCGGGTATATTGATTTCTATCCTTTGgctttacttttatatatattatttttttgataattaaataaaaatattaatttttagaagTAAAAGTATTTTGGAGGGAACTGTATTAggaattatattatattttgctCTATATACTCAAGAAATGGGAGTGTTAATATGTTAAATCAAAGAACAAACtgatcattctgttaaaaattttatccatttttactgttaaaaacctATACTACATGTGGCACACTATGTTTCactatttggttatttagttattttattagttacactaatttttaacagtaaatttttttgaacaaaaatgatCAGTTTATTCTTTAATTCAACATACAAGGACTGATTtgcctattttttaataaaagagacaaaatacaatctaattcCTAGTAtaagggcctccatggtacttttaccgttTTAAAATTATAGTGATATCaaatatttttatcacataaacaAGAAGAAATtagcccatttttatttttaaatgggtTGATTTAGtccattatattattaaaaataatcgaTCAAATTTCAATAGAGTTAAAATTTATTGTTTGGAAAATGTAATTTATTGTTTAACAAAGTTCGTGTTTTGAAAGTTCTTAAtggttttataaataaaatatttcgtTTTAAATTGAACTGCAAATGGAACAttgattttaatgttatttttaaacagtaAGTGTATGTTAGCTCTATAACAATTTGGCTTTATTTGGTTTGTTTAAATAGTATACGgatttaatcaatttattcaatAGTAGAGAGATTAATTTGTTCCAGTTTCAATAATAGAGGTCTTGAGAAGGAATTTTACCCTTCTTGTAAATAAGGAAAGATTCATTTATAATAATTGCCTACATATGTAGAGGAGTTAGCTCCTCATTAGGATGGAAGGTTAGGCAAATAATATCGATAACCCACAACATTCATGCCAAATTTTCACCTTACACCCTAAATTTTAGATGAATTTTCATAGAATATTCCAATATATTATCGAACAATTGAATCAACTTCTGTTTATTTGgaggaaatttaaagaaaaaaggcTTCTCATTATGACCCTCTACTAATATTATATCTGTTCATATGGGAgaatctattttatatatattatctcttTTCCTCCCCCCCCCCCCGCTTTAGCATCAATATTTCGTGTTGCTTATacatatgataaaataatgaaagtTTGGCAAGTCTTAAGCTTTGCCTGCCCATaattcaaaactcaaaataatggttaattttttttatagttttccaTGCGAATTTGCAGGTGATGAAGAACCTTTAAAGTTTATGGTTATCTTTCCCAATAATGTTATATTTAGGGTTCGATGAGGTGAGGTGagaaattaagttatatatttttacaagagttaaaatgtaattttatcattgtatTGACTTATATCATTATGGttatcaaaatgactaaattgaaattctAACATTTTGGGGTCAAACTATAATTtaccatatattaatttatggttttataaatttaagggactaaagcaataattttctattttaaagtgGGCTAAGGGCCTCCTTTTGCTCATATATGTTTTGCTACTGTATCTAACACTCAAGTAAGTGAAAATCGAATGAATATAGTTAACTGAACCACAAATACACAAAGGAAAAATTTATGTTCAAGTTTTTAATTGAAAGAATTTAtgctaatgtatatatatatatatttgtgaattGTAAGAGGATAGTAAATTCTTAATAGTAAGATGACTAACGTGATTTGAATTCAAGTTATATTAAAAATGGTGAACACCCTAACTATTATGCCAGGCACGATAAAATTAGTGAAACATGGTATTGAATTATGTAGAAGAATTTAATTGAAATGTTTGGTgggtaaatataattttaattcattgaaataaatttcaagaCAACAAATTAAGTGTAGGAATTTTCTTAAATGAAAAAATGGATGCAATAAATAGGACAATTGCATTAGTGTTAGGATCTTTTTTATGTTGTCTTGACCTATCTCgaatttttaaacattattttatagttgattaatttttataaaattaaatcaaatacatgtCACAAAATCTTATAacattgaaaattataattaaaatatatgaaaaaaagttCATAAAGctaaaatatatttgttataaattcttataaatttacaaaagtataattgaaatattaaagataattataaaattaaaatatgctttaataaaaataattatagtggacagtatttttgaatatttataatatgttaaataattataaaaattacataagTTTAGCTTCAACTTTCAATTGATTCCATTTGGGTTAGCACTTAAGTTTAGTTTTAATATcaatttggtatttgagtttgaCTTTAATGTTCAATTTAATATCCAAAGGAAATGACATCATATGGCTGAATAAATGTTTGACAAGTTTGCTTTAGTAAAAAAATAAGTACTTAATTAAGACAAAAACTCAGGtactaaattaaacattaaagttAAATTCAAGTGCTTAatcaaatgtaaaaaaaaaatttaagtaccaaattaaacattgaagctaaattaagttaccaaATAGTGTATTAACCCTTCCATATTTTCATTCAGTTCAACCGATAAAATATTGGAATCCAACAATAAACATCCAAAAAACACGAAATCGGACGGTTCATATAAGACTACCGCTCCTCAAATTTCTAGTCATCCTCCCcagttttcttcattttcttgcttCGTTTCAGTCTTAGAAGCTAAATCCAAAAAGGACAAAGACcatctaaataaatatttttattgaagcAGGTAAGCAATTTTCTTTTATTCAGTGGCCATTCCAATTCTACCTACAGGATTTACACTGCCAAATCGAAGAAAATGTGTAAAATCCTCTTTCAAAAGGGCGGTAATCTGAAGAAAACCTTTTTTATTAACTATAGTTCGAATGAAATTCCATGTATGAGTTTTAGTTTACTTCTTTGAAAAATGTTTGCAAAGTTTAATTGCTTAGTCAGTTGAGTTGAGTTGCGTTTTGTGTCTATTGCTTTATTTCCCTTTAAAAGTGTTGAAATGTAAAGTAATAGTCGAACAATTTAGGTGGTTTTAACATGTGATGTGTTTTTGTCTCtggtaaaaaaaaaatatattattagtgTTTCTTCGGCATTTATACGGATCTTTTGGTTTTAGCCAATGTATGAGCTAGTTTACTTTAGTTGGTGGAGTTTGTATTTGATTAGTGTGGATGAATACTTGGCTTTGTAAGGTACTAATAAATAAGCTAATGCTTTGTTATTGCTTGCTTGCTTGTTGATTATCAGCTGGGTTATTGTTAAATCGAAGCAATTTGGTTCGTCCCACACTGTTTCATTGCACTTGAGACTCATGATCTCATGCTTGAGCTTATCTTCGTACTCTTTCTGTGAGAAGATAGCATTGAAAAAGTATAGGAGATGTGTAAAGACGGGTTGCATTAAACGGCCTCAGGTTGTGTCTGGTGCGAAAAAAGATGGTTTTGGCCTACGGGTTTTTGTGCTTTCAGACTTACATACAGACTATCCTGAGAATATGGCGTGGGTGAGGAGTTTGTCTACTAAGAGGCATGACAAAGATGTTCTTCTCGTTGCTGGTGATGTAGCAGAGATGTATGATAACTTCATTTTGACCATGTCTCTCTTGAAGGAAAGGTTTGAATATGTATTTTTTGTACCTGGAAACCATGATCTTTGGTGTCGTTGGGAGACAGAAGATGTAAGAAAGatacatatatattacaaaagaaattgaagttaactTGCTTGTACATATAGATGCATTTTTGGATATGATATTGTGTGTTTTTTTCTATTTGCTATTGCATATGCAATTTTATCACATGGTTAAACCAATGTTCACCTCCTTCTTTAGTATGTTATCCAGTGTTTGCCTATTAGTATGTGCAAATTTGTCACCAATTGATTTTGGAGGTTTTAAGCTAATTACTGTTTTGGAGCCTGTAGCTTGCAATTTGGTCATGTTATTTTGTTGCTTATTCCGGTTTAAATTCTAAAGATATCCTTAATCATGAGAAGATCTGTGTGATTTCTTTGATGTATATTTGACCTTTAACATGTTAGATTATCACCAAGAATTAACATATAATGTTATTTGTCCAATTTCATTGTTCTATGTTTCATGGTGCCACCATGCTTGTTTGTTGTTTTGCTTACATTGTTTTTGTTATATCCTGCTTCTTTGCTGGTTATATAATATTTCCCTTACAGTAGTGCTGTTTGATTTCCAGTTTGATTCTCTTGAGAAGCTGAATAAATTGCTTGATGCATGTAAACAACTCGGAGTTGAGACCAATCCGGCGGTTATAGATGGGTTGGGTATTATTCCTTTATTTTCTTGGTACCATGAGGTGATCACTTCATAAATAGTTTTTCTCAAAACTTGACTATTTGAATTTTCCCCCTTTTAAAATATAGCCTAGTAGAAGTAATCTGTTTGTTCTACATTTCTGCTTCAACTGCAGAGCTTTGATAGGGAGGATGACATAGTTGGCGTTCGAATTCCGTCTTTGGATATgctattttactttatttaaaaagCTTTGATGGTTCATTTCTCACTGATGTTGATCAATGCTGTTTATTATTACAGACAATATATTGTTAATAGTGTAGCATCATGGGTTTTTTCTGTCCATGGGCCTTACTCCTCATTCTATTTGATGAAGACATCTAGCATATTCTGCAtagctgattttttttttttaattatacattCTTTATCATAATGTAGATTGTGTTTTTGTGCTTATGCTGATGAATGACATGTTATGACAAGTTTTCTTATGAGTTGATCTCTGCTGCTTTCTTTTCATAATCTTCCATCTACTAGTTGTTTGATGTTTGGGCATTTGCATCTTCATGTTTATAttcaaatgtttttgaaaactgCTTGTTtcatttttcccttctctttccttgtttgtatatttttcattttatctttttGTTATTAAGTGTTGTCTGATTTTTTTCATCTGGTGGGGTATGGGATATTCTTAAATATGtatcttctttcttttcattttgtgaTGTATAGGCATGTAAGGACTTTCATGCATGCAAGTGGCCTGGCAACCTTTCAAACAGGGATACCTCTCTTGCTTTATACTTTGAttcaatgaatgaaaaaaatcagAATACTGTGAAGCAGATCCAGAGCACTTGTAGCCAAATTATTACATTTTCTCACTTTGTTCCTAGGTTAGTTACATACTTATTTAACTCCTGATTTCTTTTAGCTCATTGCTTGTTGATTCATAGTTTCCTTATTTTGTAATGCACAAATGGTGGCTAGAGGAGGATAGTTGCTTTAACTTAGTTCAAAAGCTTTATCTTGTGAGAGAAATGGTATTAAATTAAGAGGATTTAAAGCGGTATTGAATACGTAAGTCAAATAGGTAGCAACATGTGAAGGCAAGAATGACCACAACAGTGCAAGCATATAGTGTAGATAGAGTGCAATATATTCCATGGTAAAGTGAAGGATGTAAATGTCAGCATAAAAAAATGACTGAAGTATGAAAAGGTGATTAACAATGGTGGAAATTGTGTGAACAAGAGGTTTTCCTATTGTTGGTTCGATAAACACATGAAGTGAGATGTAACTGTTGCTTGTATTATTCTTATGCAGGCAAGAGCTCTGTCCAGAGAAAAGAATGCTGTTCTATCCAAACCTCCCAAAAATCATTGGCTCTGATTGGCTCGAGGATCGTATAAGGTCTATACACGGGGTTGAAAGTAGTTCCTTTGCATGTCATGTGTTCGGCCACACGCATTTTTGCTGGGATGCTGTCGTGGATGGTATCAGGTATTTTATAGTTGCATTTTGCACcagtttaatttttcttattgaaaatcttctattaaattcaagttcTGTGGTTAGGAAGGATATACAGAGATTAAGTTTTGTTTAGTACTATTTACTTCATTCCAGCTTGAACTGGATggtaataaattataatttatatgaaactTAAACACTTTTGTAGATTTTTGGTGAATCTCTTGCTTTTAACTTCTATAAGTTTTAAGATAAATCTTGTTACGGTCAGATTGGCTCACAAAAAGTTTAATGTGAAACTATGCATCCCCATTCTTCTTTTTGTACAAAGTATAGCTTGAaacatgttatttattattttatcattattataatttACATTATAGTGGATATTATGCTCTTTAATAGAAGGCTTTCAGAAACGTGAATAGCAAATATTGATTAGCTTGTGCTTTCGTATATTTAGTTGACACCAATTTCAGGAGAAAGCTGTTATATACATTTGGTTTAATATAActtttagtccttgaacttggcAATTAGGTCCACTTTGGTCCCTAAAGCTAGCACTAGGTCTTTTTTGGTATCTAAActtgaaaaatgtaaaagtttgatTGTCTGACATTCTGAGATTTTGAGATTCAAGTTCAGGGACCAAAATGGTCCTAGTTGCAAAGTTCAtgtacccatgtggacaaaaaaagGGTACAGATATCAATGCAAACCTAGCTGCCAAGTTCAGGGCTTTGATTTGAACATGGTATTTTCTTTTATGTAATTTAACTGAAAAACATAAGtatggaattttttttaagcAGATATGTACAGGCACCATTGGCATGCCCTAGAGAGAGGAAAAGAAGAATGAATGGGGGTGAGACTTGGTTACCATTTCGTATTTATTTGGATGGGGAATTTGGTGCCAAAGTTATGCCTTGCTATTGGTCTGATTATTATGCCATAAATCCAAGAACACCAAGTAACACTGAACTTGCACCTTGGGTTGCTagattttataacttaatttaagCACAAATATAAATATGGCTTTACCCTCTTCTATTTCCTAAGAATTGTCTTGTATTATATACATGTATCTTTCTTAGATAGTGGGGTTCTATTCAATAGTTTGATCCATGTAGGACCATGTTAATACATTGGACTTGTGAACTCAGAAGTATTATCTTAGGTACATTAAGCATATCTCAGATAAGTGATGCCCCCATAAATCGGAGTTTTGTCCGAGATAGTGATCAAGCAATGGCTAGTTGTGCCTGGTTTTGTTGCAATCGGTCCAAATCCGATAGCAGTTTACAGGTTTGCAATGGCTTGGCAAGAACTGAACTACTCAAGGCTCGTTCTCATAATGAGCATATATTGGAAGCGTGGGATGTTTAGTTTCAAATTGGTGACTTAATCCTTTGCCATATTGTACTTGATGTTGCTTGACCTGAACatccacaatttttttttataccaATTTTATTGCTACTCATGTCATAACGCAAGAATTTAAGCACATTTGAGCTCATCTCCTTGTAACAGCAATGGTACCAATTAAATCTCAATTAGTTATTATGCACCGGTGGATGCGCTATTTTTTACTGAAATTGATGTGTATTGATACGGGTTGTCTTAGTGTATCATTTCAAAtgcatcaattttttaaaatttatttaatattatataaaatatttataaataccaaatgaatgatattaaataaattttaaaaataaaatattcatgcaCACAACAAGGTTTTACTATTAAtggtaaaaaatttaaatttttatatattttttaatattatttgtgcACTAGTCATTTCACAAGTGTTTTTGTCAACACGATCAAATTGGGTAGAAGAGGTCAACGTGAATGGTACAGACCTGAAAGCAAATTAATTGCATCGATTTAAGTGCATTGATTTATTATTAGAATAGTGCCTACTAATCAATAagagtgcgtttggttcgctgtattggattagagatgtattggattagaagtgtattggattagaggtgtattggattagaggtgtaatagcaaatcaactgtttggttgaatgtaatggaatagatgcgtaatagtaatcttgtgtttggttgaatggaatagaggtgtaatagcatagtggaaaaaactaaaatgactagaatacccttagcataaatttattttggtaaatgattattgttattgttatttaaattttaataagattattattatcaataatgaatattttaatcatatttaaacataattattattaaacatattttaattaaaatatataatttaataaaattcttaataattaccaaaaatttgttttggtaaattattattgttattgttatttaaattttgataagattattaatatgaataataaataatttaatcatatttaaacataattattattaaatatattatacttaaaatatataatttaataaaattcttaataattaatattcttatatgaatttactcaaatcataatatattatatgatactataaaagataatttgaaataattaatattaaatatattttaattaaaatatatgatttaataaaatttaaaataattataactaataaaatttaataagtaagaattgaactctaaaaaataaaaaaaacataaccaTATCGAATTATCATCAAGAACTCGATTGAATTTACAACAATTCTGAATTAAACGGAAGTACTGCCTCAATATCTCACtttcaactaaaaatataaagCAAGCATTCAATAGAAGAAATTCAAGCCGACACAATATCTCTTTCACCTTGCTCTCAACTCCAATTGGCCTTCCATGAAACCGATTCTTCACTTCAAACAAAATAGCTCACCAATCTAGCAGGAAAACGAATACTGTCCAAAGTTGCCATTGAAAACAACCTCCAACTTCATGTGTCCATTCCACAAGTTAAGGGAAAAAGCAATCTCTGTAACATCCTGTGCCCTGTATGATTTAGGGTGCCATTTTCTCTCAGACCAGTCAACGCGCGTTACTGACCAGTTTGCGATGCCACCGGGGTCAACCAACTGATAAAAGGAACAAGCGTTAGAAGAAGCTAAAGTGAAATGTATGAAAAACATGATGCAGAGTATGATTCTTACATTGAAAAAGGTTGGGAGGTAATGCTCGTCGGCAATGCAGTTTTTGCCATCCGCAAATGGCTGTTATAATCAAGAACGTGAATGACTGAATGTCAGCAACATAAACTTAGGCACAAATTCTATCATTTTGTGCCCTTGTTAAAGCTAGAAATACTATCTTAGTGCTAATGCTAATAGTTAAGCTAGAAAATGACGGAAATAAACATCAATAAGGATAGTTGAGACCAGTCTAACAGACAATAGTAAGGATACGTAATGCTTTCGATAAACAGCAATTGTTAAGAGCTACTTTTGGCATCATGTACCAAAAGAAGTTACACTTAGGCCACCTAAAATTAATTCTTCTTATGTTTCAACATTATAGTCGAAATGGTGAATACAAAGAATAATCATTAAAATTGGAACAAATAAAAGTGAACCAACGCTCTCATCAATGAATGCAAGGCTGCTGTAAATTCGAAACGAGAACAgaatactttaataaaatttaccctGCAGTAATCCCGAAACCTTGAATAGTAAAGACTGTCAGCCATGACTAGCAGAGCATGCTGCCGCCTCATTGTGAACCACTGCATAAAATTCAATGATTTAAACTTGCTACAACAAGACACTGTATAAGTTCATAAGAGACTTTATAATATCAATTAACACATACCTGTGCACCCTTTCTGAAGTCTTTCTCTTCTACTTCAAGTAACATGCGTGTTGAATACCTGCCATTTCCATGAGGTCCAGGATCCACAAAGCTGGCAAACAAAGTGGGTGGGATAAATTTCAAACAAGGGAAATGGTGCAACAAAGTCCATTATGCGTATGTGTATGTGTAATACTCTCAGATTCTACTCACCAGTCAATGAAACTCATATTAGCATGCATTAGATAATTGTAGACGTAATCAAAATTATGCAATGGAATACAACTGCAATGTCACCATCAATACTTCAGATTTGGTAAAAGtacaagtaaatatatatatgtatattttgggAGGGGCGGGGGTGTTAATGACACGAACTATATTTTACCTGTCAGAGAGTAAAACAAAATGTTGGTTATCAGGATCTTTTAGAGCATATGCCAATAATCGTCTCTCTGCATCAACCATAGAAAATGCTCCCCATGTAACCTGCAAATTCAGTGTCAATAAATAGATCAATAGAAAAACTAACCGTACAATAATTGTTGAAGTAGTCATATATCAGATAGCAAAGCTCAACCACAAAATTTGATCTAAGAAACATACCGGAGAACTGTGAATTTCCCGGTTAAGGAAGTAAGGGCTCACATGCACTGGTTTTTCTTTTGATGCATGGATATAAACAGAAAATCTTCCCTCATTACCCTGCCAAGAAAATTGAGCAAACCTTTTTATCAGGATACATGGTTATTATAATTCAAAAACCAAAAATGCAGAAAAAGATATACAAAGTTATTAGAATTCCTTTCTGCAAGAATTCAACAGAAACAATACAGACTGAGCAGACAGTCGATATAACCAAAAGGAATTGATACAGACATCCTGAATCATACAAAGCAGGGAATTGCCTTGTCCTCCACCCTAGCAATTATATCAATTCACAATAAGCCAGATTGATTTCACTAATACCTTCGCCATACACATTAACATATTTGCATTGGCAATCAACAAAGGAAATGTTCTTTACTAAAATGAAATACATATGGCTCTCATTCATATTAGGCAATTCCTGGACACAAAAACTAGTAAAATGACCAACCTGAATTTAAGGATAATAACCATGAGATTTAatggaataaaaaataaagtccATGAAGAATATGAAGACATTAGATCACGGAAGGGAAAAATGAACTAGCAACAACAACCAAAAAAAACTTACACGGAAGAACATATCCCAAAGCTTCTCAAATGGAAATGAACCTGGAGTTAAGAACATGAATGCAATTTTAGGATTTTTGGATTCGACAGGAGGTGTATCCAAAATATCCCTAACCACAACCCGTGAAATAATCTCCTCATCAGTTAATTCCCTTTTAGGAGGAGGAAGCCAATCAGTAAGGACCTTGCAACCTCTAGAAGAAAATACATAACATGCAACATCGCTGTTCGGTGGATAGATGTAAGCACAAACTAGAAAAAGGCTGACAAAAGAAACCATTAAAATAATCCATATTGGCCTCTTCAAAGGAGAGCGATGGCGAGATCCAGGCAAGATCTTAGTATCACCCATGCTACCTAATCGCCACTCCTTAGCTACCTTCATCTAGTATAAACAAAAGAGCTCTATATTCATGTGTTTCTCCTTTGTTTCAGTTTCCTCCTCAAGGTAATCAATCAGTATCCAACAACCAACCCCAGATTCTTCAATGGATCAATGTAATGTGATCTGTAAAAAGAAACCATAggtgaaaaagaaaggaaacgGAGGGAACAAATCGGCAGCAAAGAGGCATAATGGACTGGGAGGAAATCGGCAGAAAACAAAAGCAAAGAAATAAGGAAGGAAATCGGAtgaaggaacagaagagaaacaagGGGATGGGGGAGGGCAAATCAGGGAGGTGATGCTCAATCAGTAGCTAATCTGGGCAAAGATgggggaatagaaatcggtggatttcaCCGATTAAGAAGGTAATGGATTAGATGCGTATTAccaatacatcaaaccaaacgACGTGTTAGAGAAGtattaggtggggcccaccgattaggggtgtattggcttagccaatacaccaaaccaaacaagctgtaagttttttttttaattttgttttagtttaagttttaatatgtatcaaaattttccagattttttaaattaattcgaatgtatttttttattgttttgtactaatataaataaatttaaacctTAAACTAATTTACGTTAAAAGATGTTCATGGGTCTGCTGaagttcaattttaaaatttttataagtccAAATCCATATTTGACTTTTGTAAActcattttactattaaaaataatgaaaattaaattttaaattgaaattttatatatttatataattaaatttaaatttaaaagtgtAAAAATCTTTATTCAAGTCTAATTCAAGCTGGGCTGACTTTTCGACCCGACTCTTGAAAAAGTTTTATTCaagcttaaaaaaaaattaaatctaaaaataatttaaattgtaaacagaaaataattcaaatttcaaattaaaattttaaaaaaattggaatgAACGTAAACTGTAAACTGAAAATaactcaaattaaaaaataacccaaaattggACCCGCCAACTCACATGTTTACCGCCTCTACCTCTCTCCTCCATTTTCTTCCTTTCTCGGTGGACCTAAGTTtttcgttttttattttatttaaa
It encodes the following:
- the LOC121211261 gene encoding acyl-carrier-protein phosphodiesterase PptH isoform X2; protein product: MISCLSLSSYSFCEKIALKKYRRCVKTGCIKRPQVVSGAKKDGFGLRVFVLSDLHTDYPENMAWVRSLSTKRHDKDVLLVAGDVAEMYDNFILTMSLLKERFEYVFFVPGNHDLWCRWETEDFDSLEKLNKLLDACKQLGVETNPAVIDGLGIIPLFSWYHEACKDFHACKWPGNLSNRDTSLALYFDSMNEKNQNTVKQIQSTCSQIITFSHFVPRQELCPEKRMLFYPNLPKIIGSDWLEDRIRSIHGVESSSFACHVFGHTHFCWDAVVDGIRYVQAPLACPRERKRRMNGGETWLPFRIYLDGEFGAKVMPCYWSDYYAINPRTPSNTELAPWVARFYNLI
- the LOC121211261 gene encoding uncharacterized protein isoform X4: MISCLSLSSYSFCEKIALKKYRRCVKTGCIKRPQVVSGAKKDGFGLRVFVLSDLHTDYPENMAWVRSLSTKRHDKDVLLVAGDVAEMYDNFILTMSLLKERFEYVFFVPGNHDLWCRWETEDACKDFHACKWPGNLSNRDTSLALYFDSMNEKNQNTVKQIQSTCSQIITFSHFVPRQELCPEKRMLFYPNLPKIIGSDWLEDRIRSIHGVESSSFACHVFGHTHFCWDAVVDGIRYVQAPLACPRERKRRMNGGETWLPFRIYLDGEFGAKVMPCYWSDYYAINPRTPSNTELAPWVARFYNLI
- the LOC121211261 gene encoding acyl-carrier-protein phosphodiesterase PptH isoform X1; the protein is MISCLSLSSYSFCEKIALKKYRRCVKTGCIKRPQVVSGAKKDGFGLRVFVLSDLHTDYPENMAWVRSLSTKRHDKDVLLVAGDVAEMYDNFILTMSLLKERFEYVFFVPGNHDLWCRWETEDFDSLEKLNKLLDACKQLGVETNPAVIDGLGIIPLFSWYHEACKDFHACKWPGNLSNRDTSLALYFDSMNEKNQNTVKQIQSTCSQIITFSHFVPRQELCPEKRMLFYPNLPKIIGSDWLEDRIRSIHGVESSSFACHVFGHTHFCWDAVVDGISRYVQAPLACPRERKRRMNGGETWLPFRIYLDGEFGAKVMPCYWSDYYAINPRTPSNTELAPWVARFYNLI
- the LOC121211261 gene encoding uncharacterized protein isoform X3; the protein is MISCLSLSSYSFCEKIALKKYRRCVKTGCIKRPQVVSGAKKDGFGLRVFVLSDLHTDYPENMAWVRSLSTKRHDKDVLLVAGDVAEMYDNFILTMSLLKERFEYVFFVPGNHDLWCRWETEDACKDFHACKWPGNLSNRDTSLALYFDSMNEKNQNTVKQIQSTCSQIITFSHFVPRQELCPEKRMLFYPNLPKIIGSDWLEDRIRSIHGVESSSFACHVFGHTHFCWDAVVDGISRYVQAPLACPRERKRRMNGGETWLPFRIYLDGEFGAKVMPCYWSDYYAINPRTPSNTELAPWVARFYNLI
- the LOC121211261 gene encoding acyl-carrier-protein phosphodiesterase PptH isoform X5, translating into MISCLSLSSYSFCEKIALKKYRRCVKTGCIKRPQVVSGAKKDGFGLRVFVLSDLHTDYPENMAWVRSLSTKRHDKDVLLVAGDVAEMYDNFILTMSLLKERFEYVFFVPGNHDLWCRWETEDFDSLEKLNKLLDACKQLGVETNPAVIDGLGIIPLFSWYHESFDREDDIVGVRIPSLDMACKDFHACKWPGNLSNRDTSLALYFDSMNEKNQNTVKQIQSTCSQIITFSHFVPRQELCPEKRMLFYPNLPKIIGSDWLEDRIRSIHGVESSSFACHVFGHTHFCWDAVVDGIRYVQAPLACPRERKRRMNGGETWLPFRIYLDGEFGAKVMPCYWSDYYAINPRTPSNTELAPWVARFYNLI